In Eubalaena glacialis isolate mEubGla1 chromosome 4, mEubGla1.1.hap2.+ XY, whole genome shotgun sequence, one DNA window encodes the following:
- the GAPT gene encoding protein GAPT: protein MLKSCGNTSVAVSVGISLLLLLVICGIGCVWHWKQHNTVQFTLPKFLQRRKRRKDYTKRVCLSPQVIGPRHKISVQTQDHSSAGKDTNVHDNYENVEACPPQAKEETDKGVYENTWQTNFKEHIYGNEIPCDRYSCQKPSAPEEPQDEDIYILPDSY, encoded by the coding sequence ATGCTGAAAAGCTGTGGAAATACTTCAGTGGCCGTTTCCGTAGGAATTTCCCTTCTTTTACTGTTGGTGATCTGTGGAATTGGGTGTGTTTGGCACTGGAAACAGCATAATACAGTGCAATTTACCTTACCAAAGTTTttgcaaaggagaaaaaggagaaaagactaTACTAAAAGAGTCTGCTTGAGCCCCCAGGTTATCGGGCCAAGACATAAAATCTCAGTTCAAACCCAAGACCACAGCTCTGCTGGGAAGGACACTAACGTACATGACAACTATGAAAATGTGGAAGCGTGTCCTCCCCAAgctaaagaagaaacagacaagggAGTATATGAAAACACTTGGCAGACCAATTTCAAGGAACATATCTATGGAAATGAGATACCATGTGACCGGTATAGCTGCCAGAAGCCTAGTGCTCCTGAAGAACCTCAAGATGAAGACATATATATTCTTCCGGATTCATATTAA